A stretch of Allostreptomyces psammosilenae DNA encodes these proteins:
- a CDS encoding glycosyltransferase family 9 protein translates to MSRPRLLVLRALYLGDFLTGVPAYRALRRAYPDHETVLAAPAPLAPLVPLTGAFDRHLPAGELEPLDWAGPPPDVAVDLHGRGWRSHTLLERLRPGRLIAFDADDRPDGPPGPAATAGPPRPGGAPVRWRAGEHEVERWCRLLVEHGIPADPTDLLLPLPLPAPPAGGARSPGSRRPADRRGVPADPWAGTRALPGLPGLPAGRPGAAPGERGYVVVHPGAAAPARRWPMERFAAVARELASAGRHVVVTGGADEEYLAAEVVRQADLPAAALLAGRTDLAALARVVAGADLVVCGDTGTAHLASAFARPSVVLFGPVPPREWGPPPRPFHVALHAAPDGYRGDPHGAVTDPALEALGVPEVLDACARALAAADARARPAAAAPPGPLRPPPPLTRVPGPTP, encoded by the coding sequence GTGAGCCGGCCCCGCCTGCTGGTGCTCCGCGCCCTCTACCTGGGCGACTTCCTCACCGGCGTCCCCGCCTACCGCGCGCTGCGCCGGGCCTACCCGGACCACGAGACGGTGCTGGCCGCCCCGGCGCCGCTGGCCCCGCTCGTCCCGCTCACCGGCGCCTTCGACCGCCACCTGCCCGCCGGGGAGCTGGAACCCCTGGACTGGGCGGGGCCGCCGCCGGACGTCGCCGTGGACCTGCACGGCCGGGGATGGCGCAGCCACACCCTGCTGGAACGCCTGCGCCCCGGCCGGCTGATCGCCTTCGACGCCGACGACCGGCCGGACGGGCCGCCGGGCCCGGCCGCAACCGCCGGCCCGCCCCGGCCGGGTGGCGCGCCGGTGCGCTGGCGCGCCGGGGAGCACGAGGTGGAGCGCTGGTGCCGCCTGCTGGTGGAGCACGGCATCCCCGCCGACCCCACCGACCTGCTGCTGCCCCTCCCGCTGCCGGCCCCGCCGGCCGGGGGCGCCCGGAGCCCCGGGAGCCGCCGGCCTGCCGACCGGCGCGGCGTCCCCGCCGACCCGTGGGCCGGCACCCGGGCCCTCCCCGGGCTTCCCGGGCTCCCGGCCGGACGGCCGGGAGCCGCCCCCGGCGAGCGCGGCTACGTGGTGGTGCACCCCGGCGCCGCCGCGCCGGCCCGCCGCTGGCCGATGGAACGGTTCGCCGCGGTGGCCAGGGAACTGGCCTCGGCCGGCCGGCACGTGGTGGTCACCGGCGGGGCCGACGAGGAGTACCTCGCCGCCGAGGTGGTCCGCCAGGCCGACCTGCCGGCCGCCGCGCTGCTCGCCGGCCGCACCGACCTGGCCGCGCTGGCCCGGGTGGTCGCCGGCGCGGACCTCGTGGTCTGCGGCGACACCGGAACCGCCCACCTCGCCAGCGCCTTCGCCCGGCCCTCCGTCGTGCTGTTCGGGCCGGTGCCGCCGCGCGAGTGGGGGCCGCCGCCCCGCCCCTTCCACGTCGCCCTGCACGCCGCCCCCGACGGCTACCGGGGCGACCCGCACGGCGCGGTGACCGACCCCGCGCTGGAGGCACTCGGCGTCCCCGAGGTGCTGGACGCCTGCGCCCGGGCGCTCGCCGCGGCCGACGCCCGCGCCCGCCCGGCGGCCGCCGCCCCGCCCGGCCCCCTCCGCCCGCCTCCGCCCCTGACGCGCGTTCCGGGACCCACGCCATGA
- a CDS encoding D-sedoheptulose-7-phosphate isomerase, with the protein MPPAVPARPTTTGHLTDLAEALERFTRLAPTIDRWGACLATLLRDGGRLLAAGNGGSAAQAQHLTAELVGRYVEERRPLSAIALHADTSSCTAIANDYGVEEMFARQVGAHGRPGDVLMLLSTSGRSANLVAAAEAARAIGVQVWAMTGPRPNPLADIADEVLCTPGARTATVQELHLVAVHTLCGAIDAALGELGPGPGPGAATPPGAAAGPGATRRRPEAASADPAGTAWSGRRRHA; encoded by the coding sequence GTGCCCCCGGCCGTCCCCGCGCGCCCCACCACCACCGGCCACCTCACCGACCTGGCCGAGGCCCTGGAGCGGTTCACCCGGCTGGCGCCCACCATCGACCGCTGGGGCGCCTGCCTGGCCACCCTGCTGCGCGACGGCGGGCGCCTGCTGGCCGCCGGCAACGGCGGCAGCGCCGCGCAGGCCCAGCACCTCACCGCCGAACTCGTCGGCCGCTACGTCGAGGAGCGCCGCCCGCTGTCCGCCATCGCCCTGCACGCCGACACCTCCAGCTGCACCGCGATAGCCAACGACTACGGGGTGGAGGAGATGTTCGCCCGCCAGGTCGGCGCGCACGGCCGCCCCGGCGACGTGCTGATGCTGCTGTCCACCAGCGGCCGCAGCGCCAACCTGGTCGCCGCGGCCGAGGCGGCCCGGGCGATCGGCGTCCAGGTGTGGGCGATGACCGGGCCGCGCCCCAACCCGTTGGCCGACATCGCCGACGAGGTGCTGTGCACCCCCGGCGCGCGCACCGCGACCGTGCAGGAACTCCACCTGGTCGCCGTGCACACCCTCTGCGGCGCCATCGACGCCGCCCTGGGGGAGCTCGGCCCCGGCCCCGGACCCGGCGCCGCCACGCCACCCGGCGCGGCGGCCGGTCCGGGCGCGACCCGCCGCCGGCCCGAGGCGGCGTCCGCCGACCCCGCCGGCACGGCCTGGAGCGGCCGGAGGAGGCACGCATGA
- the rfaE2 gene encoding D-glycero-beta-D-manno-heptose 1-phosphate adenylyltransferase, protein MTARRPLVVVGDLLLDRDLDGTATRLCPDAPAPVVDDPAETLRPGGAGLAALLAARDGHDVVLVTPLSDDPRGRRAHALLRPHLRVVPLPADGPPAEKTRIRAGGQTLLRLDRAGGRPTGEVPDEAVRAVRTAGALLVADYGRGATALPALRRALGERAGAVPLVWDPHPRGSEPVPGTSVVTPNQAEALDFAARPTAAGSAAAPAAPGPGTLVHRMTALAHALRERWSADAVCVTLGARGALLARAAGSTCAVPAPDVLAPDPCGAGDRFAATLALRLGGGALPAEAVEDAVASAARFLAAGGAAAVHARPAAAPPAESVAPGRAASGTALPPAAAAVRARGGTVVATGGCYDLLHAGHVATLRAARSLGDCLVVLLNSDASVRALKGPGRPLNDQHDRAAVLAALDCVDAVVVFEETTPERALRALRPDVWVKGGDYSGADLPETPLVESWGGRVLTVPFLSGRSTTSLAQAAAESLRAARDARDAREARDGAGLPAGGTPARPSGRAWPR, encoded by the coding sequence ATGACGGCACGACGCCCGCTGGTCGTCGTCGGAGACCTGCTGCTCGACCGCGACCTGGACGGCACCGCCACCCGGCTGTGCCCGGACGCCCCCGCGCCCGTCGTCGACGACCCCGCGGAGACGCTGCGTCCCGGCGGGGCCGGGCTGGCCGCGCTGCTCGCCGCCCGGGACGGCCACGACGTCGTGCTGGTCACCCCGCTCTCCGACGACCCCCGGGGCCGCCGCGCCCACGCCCTGCTCCGCCCGCACCTGCGGGTGGTCCCGCTGCCGGCCGACGGACCCCCCGCCGAGAAGACCCGGATCCGCGCCGGCGGGCAGACCCTGCTGCGCCTGGACCGCGCCGGCGGCCGGCCGACCGGCGAGGTGCCGGACGAGGCGGTGCGCGCCGTGCGGACGGCCGGCGCCCTGCTGGTCGCCGACTACGGGCGCGGCGCCACCGCGCTGCCGGCGCTGCGCCGCGCCCTCGGCGAGCGCGCCGGCGCGGTCCCCCTGGTCTGGGACCCGCACCCGCGGGGCAGCGAGCCGGTGCCCGGCACCAGCGTGGTCACCCCCAACCAGGCCGAGGCGCTGGACTTCGCCGCCCGCCCCACCGCCGCCGGCTCCGCCGCCGCGCCCGCCGCGCCCGGCCCGGGGACGCTGGTCCACCGGATGACCGCGCTCGCCCACGCCCTGCGCGAACGCTGGAGCGCCGACGCCGTCTGCGTGACGCTCGGCGCCCGCGGCGCCCTGCTCGCCCGCGCCGCCGGGAGCACCTGCGCGGTTCCCGCGCCGGACGTCCTGGCCCCGGACCCGTGCGGCGCCGGGGACCGCTTCGCCGCGACCCTCGCGCTGCGCCTGGGCGGGGGCGCGCTCCCCGCCGAGGCGGTGGAGGACGCGGTGGCCTCGGCCGCCCGCTTCCTCGCGGCCGGCGGGGCCGCCGCCGTGCACGCCCGCCCGGCCGCGGCGCCCCCCGCGGAGTCCGTCGCCCCGGGGCGGGCCGCGTCCGGGACGGCGCTGCCCCCGGCCGCCGCGGCCGTGCGGGCCCGCGGCGGGACCGTGGTGGCCACCGGCGGCTGCTACGACCTGCTGCACGCCGGCCACGTCGCCACCCTGCGCGCCGCCCGCTCGCTGGGCGACTGCCTGGTCGTACTGCTCAACTCCGACGCCTCCGTGCGCGCCCTGAAGGGCCCGGGCCGGCCGCTCAACGACCAGCACGACCGGGCCGCCGTGCTCGCCGCCCTGGACTGCGTGGACGCCGTGGTGGTGTTCGAGGAGACCACCCCCGAGCGGGCGCTGCGCGCGCTCCGCCCGGACGTGTGGGTCAAGGGCGGCGACTACTCCGGCGCCGACCTGCCGGAGACCCCCCTGGTGGAGTCCTGGGGCGGCCGGGTGCTCACCGTGCCGTTCCTCTCCGGGCGCTCCACCACCTCCCTCGCCCAGGCCGCCGCCGAGTCGCTGCGGGCGGCCCGTGACGCCCGCGACGCCCGCGAAGCCCGCGACGGGGCGGGCCTCCCGGCCGGCGGCACCCCCGCCCGCCCGTCCGGACGGGCGTGGCCGCGGTGA
- a CDS encoding polysaccharide pyruvyl transferase family protein: MTDSQRPDRTLLVGWFSFLHGEATAGDVLALGAVRAALERAGAPYDVAWSPGFRPGRLCLDDVRPQDYGTLVFVCGPVHGPQVAGLHGRFADCRRLAVGVSVIDHDDPAAAGFHRVWARDAPDTDLAQALPDLSWAAPPPPPSPLPPALSPAAPPVAGVALTREQGEYGERRRHGVIVDTITGWLTGLECARLPLETRLDRADPWLPRTPEQFEAVLRRVDVMVTNRLHGLVLALRNGIPALAVDSVLGGGKVTAQAAVASWPALLRAEEVTAEGLDHWWRWCTSQEGREAAREAARTLPGTPTPQLEALVDALGGRRAGPE, from the coding sequence ATGACCGACTCGCAGCGCCCCGACCGCACCCTCCTGGTCGGCTGGTTCAGCTTCCTGCACGGCGAGGCCACCGCCGGCGACGTCCTCGCCCTCGGCGCCGTCCGGGCCGCCCTGGAGCGGGCCGGCGCGCCGTACGACGTCGCCTGGAGCCCCGGCTTCCGCCCCGGACGGCTCTGCCTGGACGACGTCCGCCCGCAGGACTACGGCACGCTGGTGTTCGTCTGCGGGCCCGTCCACGGGCCGCAGGTCGCCGGGTTGCACGGCCGGTTCGCGGACTGCCGCCGGCTGGCCGTCGGGGTCAGCGTGATCGACCACGACGACCCGGCGGCGGCCGGCTTCCACCGCGTCTGGGCCCGCGACGCGCCCGACACCGACCTGGCCCAGGCGCTGCCCGACCTGTCCTGGGCCGCCCCACCGCCGCCGCCCTCGCCGCTGCCGCCGGCCCTGTCACCCGCCGCGCCGCCGGTGGCCGGCGTGGCCCTCACCCGCGAGCAGGGCGAGTACGGCGAGCGGCGCCGGCACGGCGTCATCGTGGACACCATCACCGGCTGGCTGACCGGCCTGGAGTGCGCCCGGCTCCCCCTGGAGACCCGCCTGGACCGCGCCGACCCCTGGCTGCCCCGCACCCCCGAGCAGTTCGAGGCCGTGCTGCGCCGGGTGGACGTGATGGTCACCAACCGCCTGCACGGGCTGGTGCTCGCCCTGCGCAACGGGATCCCGGCGCTCGCGGTGGACTCCGTGCTCGGCGGCGGCAAGGTCACCGCGCAGGCCGCCGTGGCGTCCTGGCCCGCGCTGCTGCGCGCCGAGGAGGTCACCGCCGAGGGCCTGGACCACTGGTGGCGCTGGTGCACCAGCCAGGAGGGCCGGGAGGCGGCCCGCGAGGCCGCCCGCACCCTCCCCGGCACGCCGACGCCCCAGCTGGAGGCGCTGGTCGACGCGCTCGGCGGGCGGCGGGCGGGGCCGGAGTGA